CGCTAATCTCCGCCTCGACGCCGTCCGCGTCGGCCGGGTGATCGTGCATTTCCCCGACCTGGGAATTTTCTGGAATGTCTTCAGACCGATGACGGCGCCGCGCATCCAGCGCCCACTGGATCTCACTCTTGGCGGCGGCGTTGATATCCGCGTCTGGAAAGATCTGTCGGCCGGAGCGGAGTACCGCTGGTTCCTGCCGAACCCGATCACGGTCCTGCCCGACTACAACAGTTTTGCCTATCCGGCTTATAGCGAAGCCGCCAGGGGAGGCCAGCTATGGCTGAACGTCTCGCATTCCTGGTAGCCGCTTTGTTCGCGGCCGCTTGTGCACCCGATCTGCCAAGAGGCCTTCATATTGATGATCGGTTCGACTCCGCTGAGGAGGGACACATCCTGTTCATGATCGCCGAGATCAACCGGCTGGGCCAGGAGCTGGTCGGCTATGACCTGATCGTCTATCGAGGACACCACCATGACGCTGATCAATGGGGTCTCGACGACGCCGACGATGGCCGCAACGTCATCTACAAGCAGACCCGGCACGACAAGAACTACGACCGCCTGGACGCGACGATAAATAAACTGGGCGGCGATGGTTATGTCAGCGGCCTGGGACTCAACCACGACGTCATCATCTTCGTCTTCACCATGTTGTACGAATGGCCGAATGACCAACCGCCCGGCATGGAGTACTGCGTTTCGCCCTTTCTGCATGAATGGAACGAAAAAAACAACATCGGCGACGAGAACGATGTCGTGGTCGAAGATTGGGCTCTGACCTCGGATGACTGCGAGCGTGACGGCTATAAGATTTTGGGCGGCTTGCTCGAATCAATCGCGCTGCATGAACTGGGGCATTTCGTCGGTCTCGATCACATCAATGATCCCAATGCGGTCATGTACCCCGTAGCGAACGGTCGGATCGCCTTCACGGATAACGACAAACGAGCTTTCTGCTGCCAACACGAATGCATCACTGACGCCTTCGAATGCGACTGGAGTCTGGTTAAACAGACATTCCCCGCGCCCGAGACTGTCGAGTGATCTTGCCCACCCCGGATCTCCGGGGTGTTTTTTTAGCTGAAAATGGCCTAAAAACAAGGTGAGGCCGCATATTTAGCGCAAAAAAACCGCTTCCGCTCGCTCAGACTCGGAAAACTATTCTATTGAAAATATATTTGTGTTATCTTGAACCTGCCCATCGTCAAAGCCTGTTGCTTGTCCGGCAGGCTGGGGCAGGACCGGCCGGCAAAAACCGGCCGGTTTTAAATTGAAAAATGCGGCACTGGTCTCCGCCATGTCGCTCACGAGCGACGTGGCTCCGTCTCTCCCACACTCCCACACTCCAGCACTTCAGCACTCCCCCAACCCCTCACTCACGGCGTCGTAGCTGGCGCGGATTCCGGCGCTGATAACACTTCTTCGGTAACGGATACGAGCGGCATTTCCGGCGCCACTTCAGGAGCAAGCACCGGCTCTGCGAGCAAGGGTTCGGGACTCGATACTGGTTCAGCGAGCGGCGCAGGCTCCTCCGCCAATGGCGCGGACGCATCAGCCGGAACAGTCTCCTCAATCAACGGCGCAACCGCATCCGGTACCGATGCCGGCGGAGCGACCTCTTCGGCGACATTTTCAACGCCGATGATCCAGTAAGTGAAGGCGGCGTCAGCGGCGGCCGGGGTCGCCAATTTCAGCAGGAAGGAGCCATTCTTCTTGGCGGCGATCCACCAGGATGAACCCGGATCATTTTCGAAGGTCGCGATGACCAGCGAATTCTCCGTCATTTCCGTATTGAATATCTCTTGTTCCGCCGCTCCGGCCGCCACGACCGCCCGGCCGACCGTGCGGCGCTCTCCCCTGTTCTCGATCGTGATCTTCTCAATGACGATCTCGGTCGCGATCAGTTTGCCATCCGGACCGATGGACCATTTCTGTCCGAGCCCTTCGAGCGATCCGATGCGCTGGATCAAACCGCCGGCTAGATCAAGCGAGCCGCCGACGAGCGATAACTGGCCGTCCGCAGCGGGCGCACTCAACTTCTCCAGCTTCGTATCAAGTTCTTTGACCGCGTTGATGAGCACGAACGTGAGCGCGCTGGAATTGAATGAATATAATTCCGTTTCCTCCGCGTCCTCCGGATACAGCTTGGTCCGGTAGGTTCCTACGGTGTACGGGATGATATCTTTGACGTCCTGCGCGATGACTCCGATACCGGTCGCACCCTCGGGCATGCCGGCCAGACCGTTCAACTCGTAACTGACCGGGTTAATGGCCAATATTTTGGCTAAACCATCAGTAAAATCAACGACATTGCGCTTGGCCCGGGCATCAGAAACGACAGTCCAAGTATTGGATACTGGCTTGGCGGCTGAATCGGCGGACAGCTGTAATTGATAAGCCGTGCTGTTCTGACCGATGCTGATGCCGGTCTTGAAAGCCGCGCTGTTCGCTACGCTCAGATTGCCGGACACATTCAGCGACGTCCCCACGGTCACACCGCCGGTGAAAGCGGCATCCAGCGCTTTGAGATTATTGCGCACCGAGAGATTACCGGTCTCAAGACTGCCGGCTTCGAGCTGTTGGATGTAAGCGCCGCCCACATCGAAAATCTTAAGAGTATTGCCAGTGGTGCCAGAGATTACGTAGGCATAGCGGCCTTGGACGAAAACCGTATTGGTGCCATTACTGGTCGCGACTGAGCCGACCGAGGCTGGCGCGGCGGGATTGGAGATATCGAAGATCTGAAGAAGATCAGATCCTATGGAAGCCACGAACGCATACCGTCCGGACACATAGACAGAGTAAGCCATGACACCCGCGACTGAGCCGACCGAGGCTGGCGCGGCGGGATTGGAAATGTCGAAGATCTGAAGAAGAAAGGGCGCAGAAATGTTGGTCACATAAGCGTAGCGACCCTGGATATAAACGCCATAAGGATTATTGCCAGTTGCCACCGAACCGACCACGACCGGCGCCGTGGAGTTGGAAACATCGATCACCTGAAGAGTGTTGTCCGTCTTATTGGTCACATAAGCGTAGCGATCCTGAACATAGACGGCAACGGAACCGGCCCCGATCGCCACCGAACCGACCACGACCGGCGCGGCGGGGTCG
This portion of the Patescibacteria group bacterium genome encodes:
- a CDS encoding matrixin family metalloprotease → MAERLAFLVAALFAAACAPDLPRGLHIDDRFDSAEEGHILFMIAEINRLGQELVGYDLIVYRGHHHDADQWGLDDADDGRNVIYKQTRHDKNYDRLDATINKLGGDGYVSGLGLNHDVIIFVFTMLYEWPNDQPPGMEYCVSPFLHEWNEKNNIGDENDVVVEDWALTSDDCERDGYKILGGLLESIALHELGHFVGLDHINDPNAVMYPVANGRIAFTDNDKRAFCCQHECITDAFECDWSLVKQTFPAPETVE